AAACCCAGAACTGcactcaatacaaaaaaaaaaaaatctgggtgcTACCAAACCAGGATCCATCACCAGGTCCCAGTTACCAGTAGatataagaaaaaaggaattgagGAGGCAAAGTTTAATGAAACCCAACAgtcagcaacgtttcgacctaattGCTTGAAAAAGAACTTTCATTAAACTTTGCCTCCTCAATTCCCTGGCATTCTTGGACCTTTTTTCTTATATCTAATAATATTTCAATGGTCGGGACATTGGATAACCATAGTGGTACTGCTGTTGAATACATTGTTCTACGTGGAATTTTTGAGATTGCCTTTTAACATTCAATGTAGTCTATTAGAGATGGTAAGAAACATTTTATACCCACCTGGTAGACATCTACCCCTCTCCTGACCTGTTTTGTCTTGAAACGTTTATCAGATAGATACCTAGTGAACTAGGGGGGCATTACCTTGTGATATACAACGTTGCATGACTAAAAACCTAAAATACTAAATACATACTTCTAAAATAAGGTCCTTCTATGCCAAATGATTTACTGACCCTTAAGAGGCAGGTTTATTAATATACACCATAGCACTTTGACTTAAAGGGATAGCAATATCaataaaggtacacacacacacacacaaaaagtgaAAGAAACATCTGTGAAAAACTGGAAAGAAACCTACCGGTGCCTCTCTTCTGCAGACGGAGCCTTGTCAGGATTTCTTCAAATTTGGGGTGCTTGCTGAGGTTGGGAAGCTTAACGTGGACACCGCCTCTCAAACCTGTACCCAGGTTAGATGGGCAAGTGAGGACGTAACCCAGATGCTCATTCCACATGAAAGGGTGTCCTGCTTTTTTAAAGATCTCCTCAATCTGTATTAGATAAATAGATGTATTACGAATGATAGGATGTGAAAAGAGAAACATATTTAAGTGGGTGAAGCTTGTATGCATGAGAAGGAAGTGACATACAGAAGAAATAAGTGCAAATCATTTTTACCTTCTGGAGTCCAACACAGAAGCGTCTGAAAACCTCCTTCATGTCACCTCCTTTCTGCATGGAAATTACTCTCAGATGGTCCTCTTCATTTACCCAAACCAGGAAGGATTTGTCATCATTGTGCCTAGAGGGGCCAAAGAAGAATTGATAAACATCCATCAATCTTCAACCATAAGGAGCAAAGATAAATCAGCCCCAGTAAACCATTAAACCATCTCAAGGGGTTTCGATGATCGCTGCATCATGGTgaggttttaaagggacacttcatgcTGGATGTGAACCTTTCTCCCCATTTTGTGCATTAGAGAGAGGTTGGAAGCCTATACTTTTCTATGGAGCCTGCTTTTAACCTATAGTATAAGCAGACAGCAGGTTTGTGCATAGCATTCTCCTGAACGGAGTGTACACGCATGTTCTCTCTGAGAACTGTAGAGGATGAAAAAAGGACAAGTGCTGTGTGTGCTTGCCATATACTAGTTGAACAACAGAGAAAGAGAAATATTCTTCCtgacatttattttgcaaatcatTGTAGTTGAATGCAACAGTTTGTGGGAGACAGTGACATTAACATACACAATGGAAATTAGgatgcttagaatgtccctttaagtctagaTTTTCAACATTATACTCTCATGATAATATACCAACATATGTTATTTCATGTTGTTGATATAGTGATTAGAAGGTTATATACTTTGTCATTTGTGACAAATTATAGAAGCCCTCAAATGAGTCATATCAATTATTTGTTCTAGACCTTGTGGTTCATTGAACTTACCAGATACCACGGGCATCGGGCCAGTCACGGGCCATGCCAGAGGCCAAAAGCAGAGGGGACACTGGCTTGTCAAAAAGGAAGTGATCATCAATCAGCTGCTGCTGTTCGGCATCAGACATGTCCTTAAGTGGGTAATACTTGCCCTTGAACTCTCCGGTCAAGCTGTTAAGGGCTGGATCAAGcagaaaggaaaaaggagaaAGTGAGGCACATGAAAGGCTGATTAACACCCTAAAACACAAAAATGGAGGATGTAGGGGAACTCTATTTCCAATACTTTACTACCACACAGACTTTGTGCCAGTAAGGTAAATGAAAATATGACTCGACTAGGATGGTGTCTTATTAGCACATAGTTcttgaggggtgggggggggataatgGCATGATAGAAGGCAAAACAAGAAACACATTGACTCTATAGCCATCGTAGGACTTTGTTACCTTGAATGGACAGCTTCTCGATGGCACGACGCTCTCCACGGCTGCAGTGGGGTGGGAGAGTGTATCCCTTGATGCTGCGTCCAGTTCTAACACGGGAACTGAAGACGTAGTTTGGGTCCAGATCATCACCTCCCTGGGAACAAAATACAGAGAGTCATCTACTAGGCATTTTATTACACCCTGTAATGCCAACTTGGGTATCCTCTGACTTCATATTGCATCTCAGTACAGTTATCCACCTCAACATAGCCATCTTCGTTACTAGTTCAGGGACTATAATGCAATCTTTACAATGAAATGCCATAATGTGCATTAAGACATGGCGTTTAAAATCAAAACTAACATGGCAGTAAGCACTTTTGCAAAAGTTTTAAAGTGTGGAGGTGAAGCACTCATTCTTTTATGTACTGGCCTACAAATTAGAGAAAACATCACTTGTGTGGTTAACCCATTTATGAAGATGTATCTAAGGTAATCTTCTAGACTTCCTAATTACCTTAAGGTTGCTGAAGTTGAGGTCAGTCTTGTGCTTGTCGGTGGGTTTGTAACCTCCGTGACGGTCCTCAATGACTGGGTCCAGAAGATCCTTGAATACTTCATAGCTTTCCTCATCTCCAGCTACGCAACCCACAGTCATGATGAAAGGGTGACCTACAGAATATTAAATTCACAATTTTAAATGTGTTACAGTGAATTTCTctctaatagaaaataaaaatgaaaacagacacacacaaaaatgcaaGAAAGCTAGAGAAACATTGTTGATACTTCACTTCTAATGCAAGAGAGAGAAGGGactttattaatgtaattttatttattagcaCCAGTAGGCATTCCATCCCCAAATTCTATGAAGCTATATTTCATAACAAGGTTGCCCTCATTTAAAAGGCCAAAGCAACATGCCAGATCTAGCCTTGTCTTACTTATAGCCAAAAGCTCAGAAATGGCCAAACCATCCTTCCACCCTTCCACCAAAAACAGACATCATTGGGAGGCATGGGAACGTCTCCCTTTTAGATAATTGAGACAAAAGTCCATTTGGTTTGTCTTTCCCCATGCTGCCTAGTGTATTACATTACCTGGGTTATCGATTCCGGTTTGGATGATGTCATCAAGGGTGAAGCCACTTGGAGTCTGCTTGTCTCTGAGCTTCTTGTAAATGTCAAGGGTCAAAGCCTTGGCCATATGGTTGTTATGTTTGGAGAGGTCAGGGAATTCCTCTTCTGCTGAATAATTCAGCTTGAAGTTGTTGTGGGTGTTACCGAAAGGCATGGTGGAAGATCGGGCTGGACCTGATGaagattaaaaatacaaaaatctcaagtaaaacaaaaacaaatgttagaATGGCTTCTACCCtccacccctttaaccccttaaggaccaaacttctggaataaaagggaatcatgacatgtcacacatgtcatgtgtccttaaggggttaaaagaaattgtggaaaaagaaaaacacaagtaGGTTGTGAATGTGAAAAGTCTGATTCTAAAGGCATCAAGTGACCCAGTTTTGTGATAGGAGAATTTGGGTCCATGTTTCATGTAATATCTGGGTATGGCATACCAAACTGTTGAGTTTGACACATTTATTTAGTAaaaggagaattcaaagtgattttcaaatttaaggccagactaACCAAATTAAAATAGAACGGATTTAGAGAATATTGCCAGTTaaactattttgatcttaaatttaaattcactgatgctcacagggttatttacaaattaTTCTGTTATCCTTGTACCAGTCTGTTATTGTAAGCAATCTAGTTGCTGCTGTGGCTATCTGATGTTTCTGTGCTAGACAATCTGGATATCCAATGAATATTGAGTGAAATTCTAGActtagaatgctgtgtgtgtagcagGAACATGTTAGTACTAAAAGTTCTACAAACAAATCATTACTTGTTTAGAGTTTGTATAAAATCACTGAACTCTAAAAAAGGTACCCCTGCATCTTGAAACCTTTCTCTTGACCCCTGAAGTTCTAGAGGTGCTGGACACACAGCGAGTGAGCTTTGGAAGCCAAGTGTAATGCATGCTAAATGTGACACTGATAATTTGCCTGTCCATCTAGTGATGGTGTGTGTGCGGGATCATTCCTTGTAAGTGACACTATGTGAAGCTGTTTGTGTGCGCAAGTGGCAGGAGCTCTGACAAGTGGTAAAGTGTGGATGCTGCGACAGCAGATTCTGAATATATATAGATCACAGGATCCCTCTACAGTGCCAAAGCTGACAGGTGGCTCTGCAGCATGTCATAAGTTAGAAAAGAGGGGTGGGTGGAATCTAAAAGGAGGTGACAGGcggagggtgggtggggggggggcaatacaAGGGCAGCAAGAGGGGAGCATTTTAGATGACAAGAGTAAGAATGTGAGAGGACAGTGAATGGGTAAAGGGGCGGGCGGTCATCTGAAAAAGAGGGGACAGGAAAAGAGAAAATACAAGTACGATGAACATGGGATAGAATGCAAGGACAAACTGCAGAGGGGTCAGGCTAGGAGGAAACAGGATAATAAATAACAGCATGCACATATTTCCATAAATATTTCCCTCTCCTTTAAAATTTTACAAGTGCACAGGAAACCAAACTGCAATTAGACTGCAGGGGCTGAAGAAAACGTAACATATTCAAAGTGCTATGATGTGCAAACACTTAAAGAAGATCTGCTCTGTGGAGTTGTGCCTGGTTAGGAAGGGTTAAATACTCTATGCATAACACAGGGTTCAAAACAATGCTGCAGCAATGCAAATAGTTACATGGCCTGGGTATTTGCAGGGTTAGGGGATATGGTCATGGACGTTAAAGTACAGAGAACCCCATATGGGGATATACATTTACAGCATTATACTCGACCACTGGAAAGTTTGCAGTGCAAGAATTGGTATGGTGTAAGGAAGTTCTTGCATTCAGCATGTCCCCCAGCAATCCTGGTGGTGGTCCACAGGCAAtggttaaatataaaaatggggGATGCTTAAAGTACTCTGCAAATCCAGTTTTTGGCAGGGAAAGGTCAAGATGTTATGCAGTTCAGGAGCTTGAGCTAGGCTCAAAAAAGTGATAAGTTTCCATATTTTGCTGTTTTCTCCCCCGAGAAAAAGTAAAGTGCTCTGCAAAAAATTAAGTCTAAGGGATCTTAATTGCTCTGCAGATCCTCCTTTGCAGACTGAGGGGGTAAATGTTCTGCATGCCTTTTCTTGCGAGGAATTGTGAAGCATTCTGCAGATCTCCCTTGGGCAGGGTAGGGGGTTTAAGCAAGACCAATTACCTGCTGTAGAGACGAAGCAAACTTCAGGGTGACCCGTCTTTCTTTTCCAAAGTCTCAGTATATATAACCCGGAGAATCCCCCTATTGGCCACCTGCTCAGAGGTGTGAATTATGTCACAGTGATATCATGACCCTAGACACATTCGGATTGGCTCCCATTATATCCCAACTGATGCCTTTATCTGGAGCAGAAGGGCTCAGTTTACTTGTGGGTTATAATTAGAGAGAGGGGGCGAGGCAGGAGACACAGGCAGAGAGATGTCTTGGGAGTCCACCCCTCCTCCCTACTGGGTGTCAAACATGAGATATGGGGTTTCTACTTGATACCCGAGTAACGCACTTACCCCGAGACATTTGTTaacgtttatttttttgtttttgtttattcctTACTAtgctaaaaataaacatttatccaAAGTGTGTTGGATCTAGCCCACTATTTTTACATGTGTAAGCACCAACAAAACATTGGACTTTTAGATATTCtatatgtgcagagtgtgtgcgatGCAAAGGGCAACAGTTACACAGAAAGGTTGGGGTGTAGCTATTTGACTTCCTGCAAAacagtagtgtgtatgtgttttgtttgttttttcatggcGTACAGTCACAGTCCAAATGTGGACACCAAGAATgtctgcaattttatttttttgctaaaaaCTCTCTTGGTTTTGTTTAACTTGATATGCAAGGAcgtagtaataaaaaataaatatataaataaaaatgttaaaaaacaaacaaacatcatTCAGTCAATGCATGAAGGAAGAAATGACAGTGTTGTCCAAAGGCATCTGATCCTGCCAAAAGTTGGCTGTGTTTAGGCGATGAGCTGGGTGTAGCCAGGCACAACTTATTGCAGCTGCAGCACCAGCTATCAGAGATCTCAAAATATATTCCTGGCAAAGACTTCcctttgagctgcattgggaagtctgagaTTTGACATTGCTTTTGGAAGATGGGGAGttctgctttattattattatgattattttattatttatatagcaccaacaaattctgtagcgctgtacaaagggtggactaacagatatttaattgtaaccagacaactggacgtacaggaacagagaggtggagggccctgctcaatgagcttacatgctagagggagtggggtatagtgacacaaagggtaaaagtaggggtatgaagtaagttgttagaaaaatatacgctgagggcttagtaggtaacctgctaacagtttaattgatacgctttcttgaagaagtgagttttcaatgatttttttgaatgagtggagactgggtgaaattcttatggaggagggaagggtgttccacagaagaggtgcagccctggaaaagtcttggaggcaagcAATAGAGGAAGGGGTACGGACaaaggatatacgtaggtctttggcagatcgtaggggcctcgacgggacatacttgtgtattagggaggataggtaggttggagcagcattatgtagggacttgtaagcaagcaccagaattgagccctatatctaactgggagccaatgcagggactgacagagcggggaggcgtgggaggtgcgagcggacaggaaaatgagcctcgccgctgcattcattatagattgcaacggtgcaatctgggaacacgtaagaccactgagaagagtattgcagtagtccaggcgagagagaacaagagcatggaccagcaccttagccgcatccggggttaGATAGGGGCGGACGcgcactatgtttttgagatagaagcgacaggatttggcgattgattggatgtgaggggtgaaggagaggttggagtcaaaaagaatacccaggcagcgagcctgcgaggtagaggtgatggtagcgctgttgacttggagggagacagacacgggagtagtaacacttgagggaggaaagaccagaagttccgttttggacaggttgagtttaaggaagtgagcagccatccaattggaaatcgaagagaggcagtcagagacacgagtcaagatgggaggagagagatcaggagaggacaggtaaatTTGTGTGTCAtcagcatagaaatgataatggaagccaaacgagctgatgagtttaccaaggaaggcagtgtagatagagaacagtaggggatcaaggacagaaccttgggggacgccgacagagagtggttggggggaggaggcagagtcagagaaagaaacactgaaagagtgctgggagaagtaggaggagcaccaggagagagcagtatcctgtagaccaaaattacagagaatgcgaagaagctgttgatgattaacagtatcaaaggcagcagagagatcaaggggaattaggatagagtaatggccacgagatttagcagcaattaaatcgttggatactttggacacagccgtttcgacagaatgaccagcgcggaatccagattaaagggggtcaagcagagagttggtttcgagaaagtcagtcagtctggtgtacacaactctctcgaggatcttggaggcaaatggcagtagcaagatagggcggtagttggatggggagttggggtcgaggctgggctttttcagaattggctttgtggttgcatgtttgaagggcgagggaaatgtgccagaggaaagggatagATTGAACATTTTTAGTGAGGCGAAGAgctagagagggagacagagtgcggatgagatatgaaggaataggatcgagggatcagatggtggggcgggaggaccggagcagagaagaaacctcttctgctgtagcaagTGCGAATGAGTGTAGAGTGGTGGAGGGAgcggggttgggtgatgtaatggTAGGGGGAAGagaagaaacctcttctgctgtagcaggtatGAATGTGTGTAGAATGGTAGAGAGAGTGggtttgggtgatgtattggtaggggaaggagagaaattagcgatctcttctctgattgtagagatcttctcagtgaagtgagatgcaaagtttgtggcggacaaggtggtagaaggagggggagtaaaagggcgaagaagagcatcaaaagtgtgaaataggtgtttcggttgatgggacagtgtacttatgagggtgttaaagtaatttacttttgcagcggaGAGATCCAGGCTGTAGGAGcgtagcataaatttatagtggaggaagtcagatgcaaagttagactttctccagcagcgtttagcagttctagaacatttttggaggtgacgggtcagcttggtgtgtcaGGGTTGTAATTAGGGACGCTTGCTGTGtttaattgtaggaggtgccatgatgtcgagTTGAGAAGAGAGACTTGAGTTGTAGAGTGAGATAGCCGAGTTAGGGCAagttagatttgagatgggtaaaaggagagtattgagttttgtgggaaaaatgctggagatcaaggcagttgaggtttctgcaagattggagagttgagggtggtgaaatttgggtacggggtatgctTATGTCAAAAGTTagtagatggtggtcagacaaaggaaatggaacagtggagagattagaggtggtacagagattggtgaagatgaggtcaagagtgtttcctgccgtatgagttgctgaagtagacaaCTGTGTGAGGCCAaaagaggaggttacagagagcagatgggaggccccagggcagttgaggtttttgattgggatgttaaaatCCCCaagtgtgagggagggagtgctagaggagagaaagtggggtagccatGAAGAAAAGTGTTcgatgaatagcctaggatgaccggggagggggggggggggcgatagatgacaacaattcttaaaggagtgggtttaaatatgcggacagtgtgaacttcaaaggaagtaaaggaaagGGCAGGGGcggggaggataggttgaaaggtacattgaggggagagaaggatgcctacaccgcctcctttacagttgagtctgggagtgtgggagaattgtagtccatcgaaacataaagaagcgggAGTAGCGGTATCCGagagggacagccaggtctcagtgagtgccaataTTGTGAGTGAGTTAGAGATGACAAGGTCATATATAGCTGTTGATTTAACATTACTACAGATTGAAcaggcgttccagagtgcacactgaatgttggtaaaggaggataaactgcagggtatgtGGATGAGGTTTGTGTGCTTTGCAAGCTGTTCTTAAATATAGCACCAatgataaaatgcataattaaaacgcattcatgttttcttttcaaatagtttttattgaaagttttGCAAATTTTACAACAAATTATAAGAACAGTATAATAAAGGAGGGGAAACTTGGAAGGAGGAAAGGGGAGGTCCATCCAATGTTACAATTGATCAAATAATGTACAAGGCATGTAAACTACA
This DNA window, taken from Pelobates fuscus isolate aPelFus1 chromosome 9, aPelFus1.pri, whole genome shotgun sequence, encodes the following:
- the CKM gene encoding creatine kinase M-type is translated as MPFGNTHNNFKLNYSAEEEFPDLSKHNNHMAKALTLDIYKKLRDKQTPSGFTLDDIIQTGIDNPGHPFIMTVGCVAGDEESYEVFKDLLDPVIEDRHGGYKPTDKHKTDLNFSNLKGGDDLDPNYVFSSRVRTGRSIKGYTLPPHCSRGERRAIEKLSIQALNSLTGEFKGKYYPLKDMSDAEQQQLIDDHFLFDKPVSPLLLASGMARDWPDARGIWHNDDKSFLVWVNEEDHLRVISMQKGGDMKEVFRRFCVGLQKIEEIFKKAGHPFMWNEHLGYVLTCPSNLGTGLRGGVHVKLPNLSKHPKFEEILTRLRLQKRGTGGVDTAAIGGVFDISNADRLGFSEVQQVQMVVDGVKLMIEMEKKLEKGQPIDDLVPAQK